In Tachysurus vachellii isolate PV-2020 chromosome 3, HZAU_Pvac_v1, whole genome shotgun sequence, one genomic interval encodes:
- the LOC132842741 gene encoding interferon-induced very large GTPase 1-like, whose product MTKPEQLMIRMKLNEKYKEKMKTSDVLQITLLQEEPCKEENLVKTFLQRMLMMDYRARYITTEEDSSSSEHTYLNTGDNEDNDDFADFFLTKTESLDSETHKYSIHPMDVQMAMFHCSDHFLKQLIVTKLDQCQYALPLLVPNPFTREIEFPLWTFRQIRKSWKSHSAAVSQNQAMSEAQTPMVAFFRLGSVSSSKSQLMNSLINEKHQTFFHRHCPGSIKNRLLMDGVVEIAWFCPSGKENSDYFTDCVAFCNLHGDAEANKEQLEILIEMSSVNVVLFSNHEKAAYKEIIQKLFRDSKPLICLLSEDESCATRSKSGKYRIGLKDRNQSDVAKNLRTTIKECLSKSPSIFRTEDLNKPEVITKDEDDPECQKGKEAAEMIMSKLKRYKGSELKEKFLPCQGKLWHDWCEMNKDLHRLHGNNLEMQKSEKRKKMKKNREDQHNYRLSGLMEHFTSSLQDLGENERLFFLKWVGILLDKHTSDDLSKLHEEYNEKWKAVLDLKKKHDKSDQMKLEQNELEKISEKLNAATFGLEHILREMGQIYEAFISVQQSNEQYKEKTFTSLPKLAAEVLKSGHPLELMDGDAAHVPLIWVSAVLDELVKILGDQRVFVLSVMGIQSSGKSTMLNAMFGLQFAVSAGRCTRGAFMQLVKVSEEMKEELKFDYIIVVDTEGLRALELAGKSTRHHDNELATFVVGLGNLTLINIFGENPAEMQDILQIVVQAFLRMKKVRLNPRCMFVHQNVGDITAGEKNMEGRRRLQEKLDEMTKLAAKEEDCEADCFSDVIEFNVQDDVYYFAQLWEGSPPMAPPNPSYSRNVQDLKKDIFKKATPSTGITLSQFKSRISDLWNALLNENFVFSFKNTLEIAVYRKLENEFGKWTWTLRSVMLTIEENLYNRIENEKLEEIKEQDLYSSMKKTKEEVDNSMKSFFEEDKDKDILIQWRVRCEIKIRELYEDLVKNTKQNVNEVIQHQHARETFELKSTQKEYDTKLFNLSKDLALKLKSEITDEQVLKKAFDKLWDKWVTEVTRDTPAERTFNFWEDAVKILSLGNDQASVYKRMSLSDYRQIDKLPDYSPYVANLKRQRLCHYVPGMNELSFEDNHLVQTLVINVIKETDGIIKTTCKKITRLGYKDSYIQEITDLVKKKVGQHHSEDQRIKLKKEFTLDLCLHVCESMISRFAEHHKQFRDANDPRVYLSKKKPQYYNVFRNYCKGTTTTKVFGELICSNLRESILQAVYNKSAIDLATHIRSNMSEFNGNRSNLEKHILKSLAEKEDFNKYKEYIHNPQKHFNKFITEKVNEYISENNTVLNLFKGNLKEKVETVRNAVHIATEEVKNSCGDADMWLRSFTSSLTDKLSLKEITFTDHKDITDFDFLQQLVSDGLTDMMSELDKSFKDVKDIKIEKSRNKPDELLIEHLCKCCWVQCPFCKAICTNTVEDHDGDHSVPFHRVDGMNGMYYIRTTNLCCTFCTTNVQSDAGFYPHGSEGVCIPFKSYRTAGGVYATWSITPDNSQLAYWKWFVCRFQKDLEKYYDKTFQGDGEIPKEWRDFTKEQAIESLDQYI is encoded by the coding sequence ATGACAAAACCAGAGCAACTGATGATCAGAATGAAGCTTAATGaaaagtacaaagaaaaaatgaaaacatcagATGTTCTTCAAATAACTTTATTACAAGAGGAGCCTTGTAAAGAGGAGAACTTagtgaaaacatttctacaaaGAATGCTAATGATGGACTACAGAGCAAGGTACATTACAACTGAAGAAGACTCCAGCAGCTCTGAACACACTTATTTAAACACCGGAGATAATGAAGACAACGATGactttgctgatttttttttgacaaagacAGAATCTTTGGACAGTGAAACCCATAAATATTCTATTCACCCCATGGATGTCCAGATGGCCATGTTCCACTGCTCTGATCATTTCCTAAAGCAGCTAATAGTGACTAAACTAGATCAGTGTCAGTATGCTCTGCCTCTGCTGGTGCCCAATCCCTTCACCAGAGAGATTGAGTTTCCTCTCTGGACTTTTCGCCAAATCAGAAAGAGTTGGAAGAGTCACTCTGCTGCGGTCAGTCAAAACCAGGCCATGTCTGAAGCTCAAACTCCAATGGTGGCTTTCTTCAGGCTTGGCTCTGTTTCTTCATCCAAGTCTCAGCTGATGAACAGCTtgataaatgaaaaacatcaaACATTCTTCCACAGACACTGTCCAGGAAGCATCAAGAACCGGCTCCTGATGGATGGAGTGGTGGAGATCGCTTGGTTCTGTCCATCAGGGAAGGAAAATAGTGATTATTTCACTGACTGTGTGGCATTCTGTAATCTCCATGGTGATGCAGAAGCTAATAAAGAGCAACTGGAAATCCTGATTGAAATGTCCTCAGTGAATGTTGTACTTTTCTCTAATCATGAAAAAGCAGCATATAAGGAGATTATACAGAAGCTCTTTAGAGACTCCAAACCACTGATCTGTCTACTTTCTGAGGACGAATCATGTGCCACTAGATCTAAGAGTGGAAAATACAGAATTGGTCTTAAAGACAGAAATCAGTCAGATGTAGCCAAGAATCTCAGAACAACCATCAAAGAGTGTCTTTCAAAGTCACCATCAATTTTTAGAACTGAAGATCTGAACAAACCTGAAGTGATTACAAAAGATGAAGATGACCCTGAATGTCAGAAAGGGAAAGAAGCTGCAGAGATGATCATGAGCAAGTTAAAGAGATATAAAGGTTcagaattaaaggaaaaatttCTGCCCTGTCAGGGGAAGTTATGGCACGACTGGTGTGAGATGAACAAAGACCTGCACAGACTTCATGGGAACAACTTAGAAATGCAAAAGTCTGAAAAacgaaaaaaaatgaagaaaaaccgTGAAGATCAGCATAATTACAGACTCTCTGGTCTTATGGAACATTTCACCTCATCACTGCAAGATCTAGGAGAAAATGAAAggttattctttttaaaatgggTTGGGATTCTCCtggacaaacacacctcagatgaTCTTTCAAAACTTCATGAGGAGTACAATGAAAAGTGGAAGGCAGTTTTAGACCTAAAGAAGAAACATGACAAATCAGATCAAATGAAGCTAGAACAAAATGAGCTTGAGAAAATTTCAGAAAAACTGAATGCAGCAACTTTTGGTTTGGAACACATCCTCAGAGAGATGGGCCAAATATACGAggcttttatttctgtacaaCAATCCAATGaacaatataaagaaaaaaccttCACCTCTCTCCCTAAGCTTGCAGCAGAAGTCCTGAAATCTGGTCATCCACTGGAGCTGATGGATGGAGATGCTGCTCATGTTCCTCTGATCTGGGTTTCAGCAGTTCTAGATGAACTTGTGAAGATACTGGGGGATCAGAGGGTGTTTGTGCTGTCAGTTATGGGGATTCAGAGCTCTGGGAAATCCACCATGCTGAATGCCATGTTTGGTCTCCAGTTTGCTGTCAGTGCTGGAAGGTGCACCAGAGGAGCCTTCATGCAGCTGGTCAAAGTGTCAGAGGAGATGAAGGAAGAGCTGAAGTTTGACTACATTATAGTTGTAGATACTGAAGGACTTCGAGCGCTTGAGCTTGCAGGAAAATCCACTCGTCATCATGACAATGAACTCGCCACATTCGTTGTTGGTCTCGGAAACCTGACCTTAATCAACATCTTTGGAGAGAACCCTGCTGAGATGCAGGACATCCTTCAGATTGTCGTTCAGGCCTTtctgaggatgaagaaggtccGACTGAATCCCAGATGCATGTTTGTCCATCAGAATGTTGGAGACATCACTGCTGGAGAGAAAAACATGGAAGGAAGGAGACGCTTACAGGAAAAACTGGATGAAATGACCAAGCTAGCTGCTAAAGAAGAAGACTGTGAAGCTGATTGTTTCAGTGATGTTATTGAATTCAATGTACAAGATGATGTGTATTATTTTGCACAGCTCTGGGAGGGCAGCCCACCAATGGCACCACCAAACCCATCATACAGCAGAAATGTCCAGGATCTAAAGAAAGACATTTTCAAAAAAGCTACTCCGTCTACTGGTATCACTCTCTCACAGTTTAAATCACGCATTAGTGACCTTTGGAATGCATTACTCAATGAGAACTTTGTGTTTAGCTTCAAAAACACACTGGAGATAGCAGTGTACAGAAAACTGGAGAATGAGTTTGGAAAATGGACCTGGACCCTCAGAAGTGTCATGTTAACAATTGAAGAAAATCTTTATAACagaattgaaaatgaaaaacttgAAGAAATTAAAGAACAGGATCTTTATTCTTCCATGAAAAAGACCAAAGAGGAAGTGGACAACTCAATGAAGAGTTTCTTTGAagaggacaaagacaaagacattttaattcAGTGGAGAGTgagatgtgaaataaaaatcagagaACTTTATGAAGATCTTGtcaaaaacaccaaacaaaatgtGAATGAAGTTATACAACATCAACATGCACGAGAGACTTTTGAACTAAAAAGCACACAAAAAGAATACGACACCAAACTGTTCAATCTGAGCAAAGACCTCGCTCTGAAACTGAAAAGTGAAATTACCGATGAACAAGTTCTTAAAAAAGCATTTGACAAATTGTGGGACAAATGGGTCACTGAGGTGACACGAGACACACCTGCAGAGAGAACTTTTAATTTTTGGGAAGATGCTGTAAAGATTTTGTCTTTGGGTAATGATCAAGCTTCTGTGTATAAACGAATGTCTCTGTCAGActacagacaaatagacaaactGCCAGATTATTCACCTTACGTTGCAAATCTCAAAAGACAGAGGTTATGTCATTATGTCCCTGGCATGAATGAACTCTCTTTTGAAGACAATCACTTAGTACAAACTCTGGTTATAAATGTGATCAAAGAAACCGATGGAATAATCAAGACGACATGCAAGAAAATCACAAGACTCGGGTACAAAGACAGCTATATACAGGAAATAACAGACCTTGTCAAGAAGAAAGTTGGACAACATCACAGTGAGGACCAGAGAATTAAGCTCAAAAAGGAGTTCACTCTGGATCTCTGCCTTCATGTGTGTGAAAGTATGATTAGCAGATTTGCTGAGCACCATAAACAATTCAGGGATGCAAATGATCCAAGAGTTTATCTGTCCAAGAAGAAACCACAGTATTACAATGTCTTTAGAAACTACTGCAAAGGAACAACTACAACaaaagtgtttggtgaactgatCTGCAGTAACCTGAGAGAATCCATCCTGCAAGCAGTTTACAATAAATCTGCCATTGATTTGGCAACACACATCAGATCCAACATGTCAGAGTTTAACGGCAACAGGTCAAATCTTGAGAAACACATCTTAAAAAGTCTTGCAGAAAAAGAGGACTTTAACAAGTACAAGGAGTACATTCATAATCCCCAAAAGCACTTCAATAAGTTCATTACAGAGAAGGTTAATGAGTACATTTCTGAGAACAACACAGTTCTGAACCTTTTTAAAGGAAATCTAAAAGAGAAAGTGGAGACTGTAAGAAATGCTGTTCACATTGCAACTGAAGAGGTCAAGAACAGCTGTGGTGATGCAGACATGTGGCTGAGAAGTTTCACCAGTTCACTAACAGATAAACTGAGCTTAAAAGAAATAACCTTCACTGATCACAAAGACATTACAGACTTTGATTTTCTACAGCAGCTTGTTAGTGATGGTCTCACTGACATGATGTCAGAACTAGACAAAAGCTTTAAAGATGTAAAAGACATCAAAATTGAGAAGTCCAGGAATAAGCCAGATGAGCTTCTGATTGAACATCTCTGTAAATGCTGCTGGGTTCAGTGTCCATTCTGTAAAGCCATCTGCACCAACACAGTAGAGGATCATGATGGAGATCACAGTGTCCCCTTCCACAGGGTAGATGGTATGAATGGGATGTATTACATTAGAACAACTAATCTCTGCTGTACTTTCTGCACAACAAATGTGCAAAGTGATGCAGGTTTCTACCCACATGGgagtgaaggtgtgtgtattCCTTTCAAATCATACAGAACAGCAGGAGGAGTCTATGCAACCTGGAGCATCACCCCAGACAATTCACAGCTCGCATACTGGAAATGGTTTGTGTGCAGATTCCAGAAAGACCTGGAAAAGTACtatgataaaacatttcaggGTGATGGTGAGATCCCCAAAGAGTGGAGAGACTTCACTAAAGAACAAGCTATTGAGAGTTTGGATCAATATATCTGA